AATGCGATTGCAAATTTTCCTTTAAATTCATAAACATACAACTGATAACTATTATCATTACAACTTAGATTTGTAACTTAAATAACCTGAATTCGGGATAAAAATAGAAGGGAACTAAAAGCTGGTTCCATGATCAGATCTTTCGACCAAGAAGGATTGACCACAAAGGAACCAGCTATGAGTAAACTAGTAGATTTATTTTGTCATGTCGATGATTTTTGTAAGGCTTTTCTACCTCAGTGGCAGCAACTTCAACTTGAAAGTGGCGAGCGAAAGCGTAATCGTAAAGGACGAATGTCTGAAAGCGAAATTATGACAATCATTGTCGCTTTTCATATGTCTCATCAGCGTGATTTTAAAAACTTTTATCTGGGAATTATCTGTCGTTATTACAAAAATGATTTCCCTAAACTTCTCAGTTACACCCGATTTATTGAAGTGATGCCATCGATGCTTATACCACTAAGTGCTTTCTTTACCCATGTTAAAGGAGTGCCTACAGGTATTGAGTTTATTGACTCTACAAGCATTAAAGTCTGCCATAACTTACGCATCCCGAGACACAAGGTATTCAAAGGAACGGCTGCAAGAGGCAAAGGAACAATGGGCTGGTTTTATGGATTTAAGCTGCACATTATTACCAATCATCTTGGCGATATTGTGGCAGCTAAGCTTACTCCTGCTAATACGGATGACAGAAAGCCCGTTCGGGAACTGTCAAAAGGGCTACTCGATAAGCTTTACGCCGATAAAGGTTATATCAGTAAGGCGCTGACTGAAGATTTGAAAGAAAACGGGATCACTCTTATAACAACTCAACGAAAGAACATGAAGGCGAAGATATTAGCGGCTTGGGACAGAGCAATGCTGTCTAAACGGTTCATCATTGAAACCATCAACGACCAACTGAAGAATATTTCTCAGATAGAGCATTCAAGACACAGGAGTTTACATGGATTCATGTTGAACTTGCTAGGTGGATTAATCGCATATTGCCTAAAACCAGAAAAGCCATCATTGAACATCACACCTACAGAAAAGTCAGGGTTGATGGCGATGGCTTAAACCGATCTCAGGTTAAATAGCTTATTTTAGCGATAAAAAAAGCCTTCAAAATGAAGGCTCTTTACAATTGATATGACGTTTATTTATTGGCTTATTAGCCTTTAACGCGCTGATGTAACTCTTGAACTGAAGTCACATTGCCACGGTCATCAGCAGAATGTGCTAAGCAAGTAGCAAACGCTGCATTCAATGTCGTGGTGTAATTCACTTTATAACGTAGTGCACCACGGCGAATTTGACGCGAGTCTTCAATTGCTTGACGACCTTCAGTGGTGTTAACAATGTAGGTATATTCATCATTCTTGATACGGTCAAGAATATGAGGACGACCCTCATGTACTTTGTTAACTAATCGAGGGTTAATTCCCGCTTCACCAAGAATAACCGCCGTACCGTGTGTCGCATCAATTTCATAGCCTAGCTCAATTAGCTTTGCAGCCAACGAGGCAACGCGCTTCTTATCACTGTTACGTACAGACAATAATGCACGACCAGACTTAGGTACTTCAGCTGTGGCACCTAACTGTGCTTTAGCATAGGCTTCAGCAAAGGTATCACCTACACCCATGACTTCACCAGTTGAGCGCATTTCTGGCCCTAATAGTGGATCAACTCCTGGGAACTTGTTGAATGGCAGTACCACTTCTTTAACTGAGTAAAAAGGTGGAATCACTTCTTCTGTGAAGTTTTGTGATTTCAAGCTTTGACCTGCCATCACTCGAGCTGCAATTTTCGCTAAAGGTACACCTGTGGCTTTAGACACAAACGGTACGGTACGTGCTGCACGAGGGTTAACTTCAATCATATAGATTTCGTTATCTTTCACTGCAAACTGCACGTTCATTAAGCCAACTACGCCTAATTCAAAAGCCAGTTTAGACACTTGCTCACGCATTTGCGCTTGAATGTCTGCACTTAAGCTGTATGGCGGTAATGAACACGCTGAGTCACCAGAGTGAACACCGGCTTGCTCAATATGTTCCATAATTGCGCCAACAACCACGGTTTCACCATCACAAACGGCATCAATATCAACTTCTATGGCATCGTCTAAGAAGTGATCGAGTAATACAGGCGATGAGTTAGACACACTAACGGCTTCGTTAAAGTAACGTAGCAAATCTTGCTTGTCGTAAACGATTTCCATAGCACGACCACCCAGTACATAAGATGGACGAACCACTAATGGATAACCAATTTTTTCAGCTTCAATCACTGCACTTTCAACGGTTGTCACCGTCGCGTTCTCAGGCTGCTTCATGCCTAAACGTTGAATCGCTTGTTGGAAACGCTCACGGTCTTCAGCACGGTCAATCGCGTCTGGGCTAGTACCAATAATAGGTACTCCAGCAGCTTCTAAGTCACGGGCTAATTTTAGTGGTGTTTGACCTCCGTATTGCACGATAACGCCTTTTGGCTTCTCAATACGCACGATTTCAAGCACATCTTCTAGCGTCACTGACTCAAAGTACAAGCGATCTGAAGTGTCGTAGTCTGTTGATACGGTTTCAGGGTTACAGTTAACCATAATGGTCTCAAAACCGTCTTCACGCAGTGCTAATGCAGCATGAACACAACAGTAATCAAACTCGATACCTTGACCAATTCGGTTAGGGCCGCCACCTAACACCATGATTTTGTCGCGGTCAGATGGGTTAGCTTCACACTCTTCTTCATAAGTTGAGTACATGTAAGCCGTGTCGGTTGAAAATTCAGCCGCACAGGTATCCACACGCTTATAAACAGGGAAGATTTCATGACGGTGACGCAACTTACGCACTTCACTTTCACTGGCACCTAACACATCCGCTAAGCGTGCATCAGAGAAACCTTTGCGCTTTAACTGACGTAAGAACTCATAATTTAAACCTGACAAACCGACTTCAGCCACTTTAGCTTCGTTAGCAATGAGGTCTTCAATTTGAATTAAGAACCAATGGTCAATATTCGTCAGCTTGAAAATTTCGTCGCGAGATAAACCTGCACGGAACGCATCAGCGATGTACCAAATACGGTCACAGCCAGGCTCTTTTAATTCGTGACGAATAATTTGCATGGCTTCTGAAGATTGTAAATCTACAATCGGATCAAAACCGTTGCGGCCCACTTCTAAACCACGTAATGCTTTTTGTAATGACTCTTGGAAAGTACGGCCAATAGCCATAACTTCACCGACAGATTTCATTTGTGTGGTTAGACGGTCATTTGAACCGGCAAATTTTTCAAAATTAAAGCGCGGAACCTTAGTCACGACATAGTCGATAGCCGGTTCGAATGATGCTGGCGTTTTACCACCGGTAATGTCGTTGCTTAACTCATCAAGCGTGAAGCCCACTGCCAATTTGGCTGCAATTTTAGCAATCGGGAAACCGGTTGCTTTTGAAGCTAAAGCAGATGAACGTGATACACGCGGGTTCATCTCGATGATGACCATACGGCCAGTGTTTGGACAAATACCAAACTGAACGTTTGAACCACCGGTTTCAACACCAATTTCACGCAATACTGCTAAAGAAGCATTACGCATTAACTGGTATTCTTTGTCGGTTAAGGTTTGCGCTGGGGCAACAGTAATTGAGTCACCTGTGTGCACACCCATTGGATCGAAGTTTTCAATTGAACACACGATAATACAGTTATCGTTGCGGTCACGAACCACTTCCATTTCATATTCTTTCCAACCAATTAATGATTCATCAATCAATAATTCCTTAGTTGGCGACAAATCTAAGCCTTGAGAACAGATCTCTTCAAACTCTTCTTTGTTATAAGCGATACCACCACCGCTGCCACCCATGGTGAAAGAGGGGCGAATAATACATGGAAAACCTACCATGTCTAATACGCCATAAGCTTCATCCATATTGTGAGCAATACCAGCACGTGGACACTCTAGGCCAATGGACTTCATCGCTTTGTCGAAACGGCTACGGTCTTCAGCTTTATCAATTGCATCAGCTGTGGCACCAATCATTTCAACATTAAATTCTTTTAGTACACCTTTTTCTTCTAACTTTAGTGCGCAGTTCAGTGCAGTTTGTCCACCCATGGTTGGTAAAATCGCATCAGGACGCTCTTTAGCAATAATATTGCGCACCACTTCCCAATGAATTGGCTCGATATATGTTGCGTCGGCCATTTCTGGGTCAGTCATAATGGTTGCTGGGTTAGAGTTAACCAAAATGACTCGGTAGCCTTCTTCGCGAAGGGCTTTACAGGCTTGTGCACCTGAATAGTCAAACTCACACGCCTGTCCAATAACAATTGGACCGGCACCTAGGATAAGAATACTTTTAATATCTGTACGTTTTGGCATTGCTTCTGTCTTCTCCCAGATAACTACTTAGCGTGCTGACGGTATTGTTCAATAAGCTCGATAAAATGATCGAACAGAGGTGCGGCATCTGTTGGCCCAGGGCTGGCTTCAGGGTGTCCCTGGAAGCTAAATGCTGGCTTATCGGTTAAGTGAATACCTTGTAATGAACCATCAAATAATGACTTGTGAGTCACTTTGATGTTGGCTGGTAATGTGGTTTCATCAGCAGCAAAACCGTGGTTTTGGCTGGTAATCATCACATTACCTCGTTCAATATTACTGACAGGGTGGTTAGCACCATGATGGCCAAACTTCATTTTTAAGGTTTTTGCACCTGAAGCTAGCGCCAGTAATTGATGGCCTAAACAAATACCAAACACTGGAATATCTGTTGTTAAAATTTCTTGAATCGCCGCGATGGCGTAATCGCATGGTTCTGGATCGCCAGGACCATTTGATAAAAACACCCCATCTGGGTTCATGGCTAATACTTCTGCCGCAGGTGTTTTAGCTGGAACGACTGTGACATCACAACCACGGTCAACTAACATGCGCAAAATATTGCGTTTTACACCATAGTCATAGGCAACTACTTTAAATTTAAGCTCAGCTTCTGGGGTGTCAGACGGTAGACCACCGACTAATTTCCAGCTGCCACTTCGCCATTGGTATGTTTTATCTGTGGTCACTTCTTTGGCTAAATCCATGCCTTTAAGACCAGGGAAGGCTTTAGCGTGTTCCAGTGCTTTAGCTTCGTCTAGGTCACCCACCATAATACAACCGGCTTGGGCGCCTTTTTCACGCAGGATACGCGTTAATTTGCGGGTATCGATGTCCGCTATTCCAACCACGTTATTCGCTTTTAAATAATCGCTTAGTGATTGTTGGTTACGGAAGTTGCTAGCAATTAACGGTAAATCACGAATGATTAAACCACATGCATGAACCGATTCTGATTCAACATCTTCATTATTGGTTCCGGTATTACCGATATGTGGATAAGTTAATGTTACTATTTGGCGTGAATATGATGGGTCAGTTAATATCTCTTGGTATCCGGTCATTGAAGTATTAAATACTACTTCACCAACTGAAATCCCTGTAGCACCAATTGCTGTGCCAGAGAAAACTGTTCCATCTTCGAGTACGAGTAAGGCAGACTGTGTCAACGCGACCTCCAAAAAGAGCCAAGCCACTGAAATTATGTGTTTTTATTTTGCACTAAGATACCA
This Shewanella aestuarii DNA region includes the following protein-coding sequences:
- a CDS encoding IS982 family transposase, which produces MSKLVDLFCHVDDFCKAFLPQWQQLQLESGERKRNRKGRMSESEIMTIIVAFHMSHQRDFKNFYLGIICRYYKNDFPKLLSYTRFIEVMPSMLIPLSAFFTHVKGVPTGIEFIDSTSIKVCHNLRIPRHKVFKGTAARGKGTMGWFYGFKLHIITNHLGDIVAAKLTPANTDDRKPVRELSKGLLDKLYADKGYISKALTEDLKENGITLITTQRKNMKAKILAAWDRAMLSKRFIIETINDQLKNISQIEHSRHRSLHGFMLNLLGGLIAYCLKPEKPSLNITPTEKSGLMAMA
- the carB gene encoding carbamoyl-phosphate synthase large subunit gives rise to the protein MPKRTDIKSILILGAGPIVIGQACEFDYSGAQACKALREEGYRVILVNSNPATIMTDPEMADATYIEPIHWEVVRNIIAKERPDAILPTMGGQTALNCALKLEEKGVLKEFNVEMIGATADAIDKAEDRSRFDKAMKSIGLECPRAGIAHNMDEAYGVLDMVGFPCIIRPSFTMGGSGGGIAYNKEEFEEICSQGLDLSPTKELLIDESLIGWKEYEMEVVRDRNDNCIIVCSIENFDPMGVHTGDSITVAPAQTLTDKEYQLMRNASLAVLREIGVETGGSNVQFGICPNTGRMVIIEMNPRVSRSSALASKATGFPIAKIAAKLAVGFTLDELSNDITGGKTPASFEPAIDYVVTKVPRFNFEKFAGSNDRLTTQMKSVGEVMAIGRTFQESLQKALRGLEVGRNGFDPIVDLQSSEAMQIIRHELKEPGCDRIWYIADAFRAGLSRDEIFKLTNIDHWFLIQIEDLIANEAKVAEVGLSGLNYEFLRQLKRKGFSDARLADVLGASESEVRKLRHRHEIFPVYKRVDTCAAEFSTDTAYMYSTYEEECEANPSDRDKIMVLGGGPNRIGQGIEFDYCCVHAALALREDGFETIMVNCNPETVSTDYDTSDRLYFESVTLEDVLEIVRIEKPKGVIVQYGGQTPLKLARDLEAAGVPIIGTSPDAIDRAEDRERFQQAIQRLGMKQPENATVTTVESAVIEAEKIGYPLVVRPSYVLGGRAMEIVYDKQDLLRYFNEAVSVSNSSPVLLDHFLDDAIEVDIDAVCDGETVVVGAIMEHIEQAGVHSGDSACSLPPYSLSADIQAQMREQVSKLAFELGVVGLMNVQFAVKDNEIYMIEVNPRAARTVPFVSKATGVPLAKIAARVMAGQSLKSQNFTEEVIPPFYSVKEVVLPFNKFPGVDPLLGPEMRSTGEVMGVGDTFAEAYAKAQLGATAEVPKSGRALLSVRNSDKKRVASLAAKLIELGYEIDATHGTAVILGEAGINPRLVNKVHEGRPHILDRIKNDEYTYIVNTTEGRQAIEDSRQIRRGALRYKVNYTTTLNAAFATCLAHSADDRGNVTSVQELHQRVKG
- the carA gene encoding glutamine-hydrolyzing carbamoyl-phosphate synthase small subunit, whose translation is MEVALTQSALLVLEDGTVFSGTAIGATGISVGEVVFNTSMTGYQEILTDPSYSRQIVTLTYPHIGNTGTNNEDVESESVHACGLIIRDLPLIASNFRNQQSLSDYLKANNVVGIADIDTRKLTRILREKGAQAGCIMVGDLDEAKALEHAKAFPGLKGMDLAKEVTTDKTYQWRSGSWKLVGGLPSDTPEAELKFKVVAYDYGVKRNILRMLVDRGCDVTVVPAKTPAAEVLAMNPDGVFLSNGPGDPEPCDYAIAAIQEILTTDIPVFGICLGHQLLALASGAKTLKMKFGHHGANHPVSNIERGNVMITSQNHGFAADETTLPANIKVTHKSLFDGSLQGIHLTDKPAFSFQGHPEASPGPTDAAPLFDHFIELIEQYRQHAK